A window of Gadus chalcogrammus isolate NIFS_2021 chromosome 2, NIFS_Gcha_1.0, whole genome shotgun sequence genomic DNA:
CAGTTATGTGGCGTCACatcataatattatttataattatgtAACGTTAGGTTAGACGTATATGTTACAACGCCACGCAATTCATTGACTTGATAGGCTAATTAATTGACTTGAACGGTGCAGGTAAAGTTGCATTTTGTTCAAAATCTTGTCTTTCCCGTTTCATTGTTTTCATTGGTCGTTTTAGAACGCGAGCACGTTTGCTTAAAAAAGCTGCCGATTTTTGCACATTTGGCTTCATGTGTCTCCAGGGCTTTTCACTTTTTAATCCTCGCTTTTTCTGCGCCAccctttctctttttattttccattttgcattattatttttcttgcaCTTCTGGGGTTGGAGCTAGGCTACAAACACCACTGAAAGTGTGCGGTGTGCACGGACGTTACGTCAggctgcgtctgtgtctgtttcttgttggtgggcgtgccctTAACCTGCGTCCGCGTCCCAGTTTCATTCACGTTAACTGTCTAGGGAGAAAACAGctgtctttagtaaagaggtgtttctcgctgtcacacgcttctccctagccccgtaatagccggcgtttgtggggcgggacatcgccccatgagcccgctgcccgaggcctttgctggccactcgccgcagcctgcgatggaggtgggcggggctgctAAGCCGGGAGAGGCTGCCTTTGTAAAGGTAATAaagggctggctcgatcaataatacaaggtttattgacggcccGCCTATATGTAGCGagagatgcgtgtgaaacagttacGGCCAAGccggtaggctccggcgttaactggtGTGTGGGGAGAatccgtctttagtaaagaggtgtttctcgctgtTACACGCTTCTCCCTCGTCGGCGCTTGCGGGGCGGGGCatcgccccatgagcccgctgccttTGCTGGCCGCTTGCCGCggcctgcgatggaggcgggcggggctggttAGCCGGGCGATGAGGTTGCCTTTTAAAAAGCAATgaagggctggctcgatcaataatacgaggtttattgacggcctgcctatatgtagcgggagatgcgtgtgaaacagttatggccgagCCGATAGGCTCCGGCGTCAACTGGggtgtggggagaaaacagccgtctttagtaaacaggtgtttctccctcgccccgtaattgCCTTCCCCGGCGCAtgtggggcgggacatagcCCCATGAGCCTGCTGCCCGGGGCCTTCGCTGGACGCTCGCCATAGCCTGCGACGGAGGCAGGCGGGCCTGGTAAGCCTGGGGGCCAAGAGGAGGAGCTGCCGGCGGCGCCCCGACAGTGGCTGTCGGGGGCCTATGGCGGCGACGGTAGCCTGGAGTGGAGCGCTGCTGCCCGGGTGGTTTTCGTCACGTCGACTGCCTGTTCGGCCAGACGATGAGGGTCAGCCGCCATGTTATGTGAcagcagggcgatgttattcataacagcctcttgctgCATCATACACTGATGCGCTCTGTCTGTAAGCTTAGCCGTCAGCTGGTCTTTGGGAGTGGGCCAGCGGTCGCTGAGCCCCAGCTTCACTCCAAAGACAGCGCACAGAGCGGGATCCAGCGGCGGTACCGCCCTGAAACCCCGGTCTGTCAGACCCTCCGTCTTCCTGACCTGGATAAATGTTTTCACCGGGGCCCCAAGCTTCCCGGGCTCCGCCGCAGCGGCGCAGCCCCATTGAAGTACGGGCTGATGGCGGGAAACATCGGCCAGATCGGGTCAAGACGGGCGGGGCGTGTCGCGGCCTCGAGCCCCCAGATGCCATGCAGCTTGTGCAGGCGTTGGGGGGCCGGAGGCATGGGCACGTACGTGATgtgattgaggcccacgctgttgatgggcggggattacacatttttcagtgctacggcgcACACCTAGGGATAACCAAATAGTGATacccttaaaaggcgaagcctatacgacgtAGAACGTATTAGTTTACATTGTACCTACacttgtagtaggctataataaCACTATCGGCGGTCGTGATTCATGAACAATTGTTAAATATTTTGTCAGTACCCACTCCCATCAGGGTGgatgtgtataggcctatgtgataATACATTTTTCATATTGGACGAAACAAAGATGAATATCAAAATGAGCGGATGTAGGTATCTACTTTAAATATCGTTTTTGGAATCTTCTGACCCTAAACTATGACTATATTTTCCCTTAAGATTTTAGAGAATACCAAAATCttaaaaataaacccgaaaaaaaccctgaaagacgatgattcaaatcatcagtcgtacttcaactgtagaagtaacataactaaatcaattttcaaccgtttatcttcgtgcaaaccatttaacaaatctacacacttgtatcttcaataatatcgaaacagcatttcgatatcatttaaaatgtcttcagaatcacagttttagtttcatactgcttcgttttcagctgttttcattgaagacgtcagcccattctgatacacctacctctagacatcgtaactcattcctttttcaaccgtttaccaacgttcaaaccattaaacaaatctacacacttgtatcttcaatactatctaaaccgaattttgatagcatttatacttttttcagaatcacagttttagtttcaaaccggcgtcgttttcagttgcttataataatttaggtcaccatagcaacgccggtaaacaaaccccgccgaatagtcgaatctctggactgaaaaggcagatctgattcgactcagaaaattcagagtcgagGACCCTGAATGattctgtaaactggcagtttacacagattaagatgttcaaatgtatttaaaaaaggttaagctaaaacatgcttagataaagttgttaaattgtgttgtttaaaaaccaaaaagatgttgtaatgtttcagaaatatgttttaaaaatttgtttcaaatgtttcaaaaatatgttacaaatgttttaaaattatgatcggagatgtttgaaatgtgtaaaataattaaaatagctttcaaaacacaggtaattagaaaaaaaaattgggggggggggctcagcagaatttttttctctgaggggggctcactctctcacactttgaaaacccctggtttAGACTATTGTTTAGAGAATTTAGGCAACAATTCTAGGTTTTGTTTTGTCTCCACCATCCAGTATGTAAACATTTTAACATGTTCAAAActcatattattaatattgtgtCAGACTCCGATTATTAAACATTCCATTGTAATCATTGAGAATTGGCCTATTTTGGCATTATTCAAAAAAACTGATGAGAAGATAAAATACCAATGAAGGATAACCTATTCATTTGTTATAGTTCAGAACTGAATAAAGTAGTGTTTTAACCGTTTCAATACCCTTCATTTATTCTAATTAATAATTTAATGTTATATTCTATTTCACAATCTGAAAGTAGACATGGAAATTAATGTTATGCACTTGTATTGAACCATTTCCAACCGTATACATCTTGCTGTAAGACGCCTACATTATGTGTTCATCAACATAATCAACATCAACAGATACTATTTAACTACATACATCCTCTGATTCCATGTATTACAGATGATCAGTTACAATGgcgaagaaaaaaagaacaaccCACAATGTGTAACATTATATTAAATCAAACACATTTGATGAATAACATAAATGCTCTATGTAAAATCCATTAATCTAAATTATCTTGCTGATGCAGGCGAGCCTCTGAAAAACCCTTGTGTTAGTAGCCACAAAATACGTCGATTTTAACCTTAACTACAGACACCAAGGACATAATCCTCACATCCAACGGTTAGTGTGATTTGTCAGACAAATGAAAAGGCACGATTCCTATTATTAAAGTCTTCAGGTATAACTAAAAACAAATCTCAAACAAACGTAAGTGAGATCATAACCATGTTCAGTTGCATTGTTAGCGTTTTTATAAATATGCTCGACACTGATGGTGCATTGAACTCGGTACGGTACAAATGTTATATTTCTTATTGTAGTTGTTTGACTAGGCACGTCAAATATTGCCATTGTGTCTGAATTAAATCAGGATAAAATGATGGAGGAAACACAAACGAGGCGAACTTTCTTGCCAACAGAGAAACGCTTCACCAGTTGAGTCTCTACGGTTCTCACTCTGTGTATAAGGACAGCCCACTGGCGCCCTTGAGCCCATATCTTTCATTGTAGGCTACTCTTGTTTCAGAACAACTCGTGAAGATGGCTGAAGTTGCACCTGCTGCtcccgctgctgccgccgctgctccGGCTAAAGCAACAAAGAAGAAGACCGCGGTGAAGGCGAAGAATGCCGGACCAAGTGTCAGCGAATTGATTGTCAAAACCGTGTCTGCCTCCAAGGAGCGTAGCGGGGTTACTGTGCCATCGATGAAGAAAGCCCTGGCTGCCGATGGCTACAACGTTGAGAAAAACAACTCACGCGTCAACACCACCATCAAAGCTCTGGTTCTTAAGGGAACTTTGATTCAGGTGAAGGGCGCCGGAGCTTCTGGGTCTTTTAAGATCAACAAGGAGGTAAAGGCGAAGAAGCCAGAGGTCAAGAAGGCAGCTGCCCCTAAAGCCAAGAAGCCCGCAGTCAAGAAACCTGCCGCTGCCAAGAAGACTACCCCAAAGAAGGTCAAGAAAACTGCTGTCAAGAAAGCTACCCCGAAGAAGGTGAAGAAGCCCGTCGCGGCCAAGAAGGTGACGCCCAAGAAAGTTGTCAAGAGTCCCAAGAAAGCGGCTAAGCCCGTTGCTAAGAAGACCCCGGCGAAGAAGGCAACCAAGCCCAAAACAGTCAAGAAGGCAGCCCCAAAGAAGAAGTAAATTCTCTCATCAAGCTTCCTTGATCTCTGCACCCCACaaaggctcttttaagagccaaaCACATAGCTTAACGAGACCATGTTCCTCATTTGTGTGTCATAATAGGGATAACATTTTCATAACGGCATAAACGGTATGCTGTTTTGCCAGTAAACTCATACATTATATCTGTATATTCTGCTGTAATATAAAATGAGATCTATAACACATTTTTAAGTTTGAGATCTAGGGTAGGCCTACGTGGGCTTTATATTTAAGGTTCAGTCAGCTGCAAGCCCGTTTCCTCATGGATTCTGGTTTGACAATAAACGTAGGCTACAAAAAATATCCAAGGCCATGAACGGTTGCAAAAAACCCGGGGAATGTCGCCACATGCAAACATTTCCATCTGAAAGCAGATTTAGATGTGTTGTTTGGTTTTTTAAGTGGTTATGTTATTAATTGGGCTgatttagaaatattttttttctttctatacAAACTCAAAAGATAGATGGACAAAATATACAGATGAATAGAAAGTTGATGAATtcacaatattaataataatgtaaaatgtattttacaaatacatttgtaaaaTGAGCTTTGCAATTTGCAAGGCTCATTGTATATAAACTAGGTCTCCAGTtagtgttttaatttttttttatatataacagCACATGGTTACCATGTAgactatttttttaaataatttaaatatgaaGTATTGGGAATAGAATGCTGTTGGAGATGTAAATATGCATAGTTTAGGGACACACACATTGAGCAGACGGCGCTAAATGAAATGGGCGGGATCCAATGCGCGGGCGGGACTCTGGAGCATTTTCTCTTGCAGCCGGTTCAAAATGACCAATCAGCGTATGGCAAATCTCCGCGACCGGATATATAAACTCGGTTCAACCCGTTGCATTTACGCTCACATTGAATACCCACCGCAGAAATGGCGAGAACCAAGCAAACAGCACGTAAGTCTACCGGTGGAAAAGCACCAAGGAAGCAGCTCGCAACTAAAGCTGCACGTAAGAGTGCCCCGGCCACCGGTGGCGTGAAGAAGCCCCATCGTTACAGGCCCGGTACAGTCGCGCTGAGAGAGATTCGTCGTTATCAGAAATCCACCGAGCTGCTGATCCGCAAGCTGCCCTTCCAGCGCCTGGTGAGGGAGATCGCCCAGGACTTCAAGACCGATCTCCGCTTCCAGAGCTCCGCTGTTATGGCTCTTCAGGAGGCAAGTGAGGCTTATTTGGTTGGTCTTTTCGAGGATACCAACTTGTGCGCCATCCACGCAAAGAGGGTGACCATCATGCCCAAAGACATCCAGCTAGCCCGCCGTATCCGTGGTGAACGCGCTTAAATCGCACTGCTGTGCCTACTCCCCAaacggctcttttaagagccacctACAAATCTTAAGAACATTCCTTGTACACGTCAAAGCTAATATAGCCGACGACATGCTGAATTGTTTTCGTAGGACTGGCTTACATTCGAGCACCTCAAACTTGATGCACAAAGGAAATGGCAGAGCAATAACGGGCTTTCTGCCGTTCCTTGTCGGACAAGACAATAATATTAGAACAGCCAGGTCATGAACAGTTAAGGTGAATAAGGATATGAACAGTTGTTCTCAACATAagtttataaatgtaaaactccTAAAGTTAGTCCAAATATAAACTCCTTAGTATCAGTGTATTATGTTAAAGTAGAGTAGAGAGTATAATGGAATGCTACAAATGTATCATTTGTGAATAAGAAAGTAAATTCGATCATTAAAGTAATCACACACATTAGTATTAAAAGTTTATGTGTAGCAAATAGCTCCTAATGGTTTATGCTCAATAGACACCCAACGCAGTAGATAGGCCCTACTTTCTGTTGCCTGTTAATGGCGTCATGCTTCTGCTATTAGCTGATAACAATGATaccccccgccgccaccaccaccatcgaaAAAATTGTTCACCACCAATCCCATAAAGGTAGCAAACCGTAACCCTATCTGCAAAGTTGAAGATATATTTGGTATCTGTATAGGGGTGCATTCGTTGGGTTAGAGTATAAAGAATATAGTGCTCAGCACACATTGCTGTTTGTTTAGGATGAGAATGAAGGAGGTCTGGTTGCCATTCCAACGTACGCTGTAGTCAATCAGAGAAGATGTAAATTTCCCATGAGCACTGTGCAAATCCTAAGCACAGGAGGACAGGAGTAGCTGTTGCTTATCTAGATCAGGCGGGATAATGGTTTTGTTGTGTGACGCTGGAACAAGTTACAAGTTGGAAATGCAGCTTGCTGTAACGAGGGGTTTGATAGCGTAGTGAAACCCTTTGTAAGCCAATCTACAGATGCTTTCAGTATCTGGTCGGGCCCTGGGCCTTCTGTCTTGCTTACATTTCATTTCTTAAAGGTGGTCCTCAATAGT
This region includes:
- the LOC130398896 gene encoding histone H1-like encodes the protein MAEVAPAAPAAAAAAPAKATKKKTAVKAKNAGPSVSELIVKTVSASKERSGVTVPSMKKALAADGYNVEKNNSRVNTTIKALVLKGTLIQVKGAGASGSFKINKEVKAKKPEVKKAAAPKAKKPAVKKPAAAKKTTPKKVKKTAVKKATPKKVKKPVAAKKVTPKKVVKSPKKAAKPVAKKTPAKKATKPKTVKKAAPKKK
- the LOC130398976 gene encoding histone H3, which produces MARTKQTARKSTGGKAPRKQLATKAARKSAPATGGVKKPHRYRPGTVALREIRRYQKSTELLIRKLPFQRLVREIAQDFKTDLRFQSSAVMALQEASEAYLVGLFEDTNLCAIHAKRVTIMPKDIQLARRIRGERA